DNA from Oncorhynchus masou masou isolate Uvic2021 chromosome 5, UVic_Omas_1.1, whole genome shotgun sequence:
tttttgtttttttggacacatattgatttttgttggcacaaaactacctccgcacttccatttgtttgtatgggttaccATCGTGTacctgagagtctcccctttccataatAATCATATTAGTTCGAAGCTCAAACAGTTAGGACGCTACAGACATTCCCATTTACGGGAtctctcatggtctgacaaactgAGGTGGATTGGGACACAAAAAATGTCATTGCTAGTTTAAATTGttggattttgatggggatttttgtatTTATTGTGTCACTTTAGATTGATGCACAGGTGTACTGTAAAAGCTTTGCTATTGAGATGAGAGTTAGGAAAACGCTTGTATTTCTGGTAGAACAGGCAACAGCCTCAATGAATCAAAAATGTCAAGTCAAACATATTTATTTGTTtagtttaaaatatattttcaaatgGAATTATAGCATACAGTACAATAAACATATTCCTAATAATGTATTATTtttataaattaataaaaaaataatgcaATTTAAAACATAGACAATAGAATCTACTGGAATTGATATTCAATCAAAATGCTGGTATCTATATCCAGTTACAGTATACAGATATtcctccattttgttcatcattTTGCTGTTATATCACAGACCACACATTCATTCACACAGCAAGAGAAGATATCATATCATTGTTTCACATGCAGTGAATGAGGGACAAAACTAGAAAATGGCATTAGGAGGACAACCTGTTGCAGAATCTCATAAATATACAGTAATCCGATAAGTGCTCATGCCGAAATCATGGCCGATCATGAAAGTTACGTGAGGCTTTCTGTTTAAAAAACAGTTCACTTTTTGGCATCAAAATCAAATGGTATTAGTTATCATCATGGTACATTCTATGCACCCCAGTGTGACATACACAAAGCTCTAGCACAGGAAGTGCTTCCAGAAGaattatagaatgttgtattgTTCTAATATTCCAGGAGCCAGGTAACCAGGAAGTGCTTGCTGTAGGAACCTGAAGGCCATGCTAGCATATCATACTGCAATGTAATAAGGGGTCTTTTTGCGGCCTAGAGCAGTATAGTGCCTGCATAGTGCCAGGGTAGGGTAGGGAAGTCTCCAGTCACAGTATACACTGCTACTGCCAACCATACAGAAGTTGCAAACCATTAAGAAAGGAGCAAAAGATGCTTCAGCTTCAAATGTATCATacacaaacactatacacagttaGTGTAAACATTCTAaaaaagaaaacagaaaacaaacatATAGACAGGTTATCTTTGCTTGAATGGAATTGAATTACATATAATTTGCATCCGCCCTAAGAAACATTTGACTTTGGAAAATGCAGACTTCATCGTGCTTTGGAGCACATGCTCATTGACCTGTGTTTATGATGGACTTTCTGGTTGCCTGACACTGTGGCAATAGCTAAATGTTTGCTCACACAACTGAGTAATAACCTTGAGTTCATGTCATCAAAGCCAAGCTGTTGCCTAACTGATTATCTGATCAAAACCATTTTTAACCTCTCCATATCAGACATGTCTCCTGTCAGGGTGGTCTCCCAGGGGTGAAATCTTTTCAGATATTTGAAAGATTTTACTGCTATTTTGTgttgcatacatacatacataatcaGAATTGTATGAGTATGATTCCATGAgtctgtacactcttagaaaaaaaaaagTGCCATCTCGAGCCTAaaatggttctttggctgtccccataggagaagcctttggagaacactttttggttctatGTGGACCCGTTTCCACagatggttctacctggaacctaaaaAGGGCTCTatgtggaaccaaaaagggttctatgtggaaccaaaaagggttctatgtggaaccaaaaagggttctatgtggaaccaaaaagggttctatgtggaaccaaaaagggttctcctatcaGGATAGATGAAGAacctttttggaaccctttttctaagagtgtagcatGTAGCTCTGTGGATTCCAAGAACGTTTCGAATACAGAATGAGTTttatttgaaagtattttcaaATAATTTCCCATAAATAGCCTACTATTTGAAAGTATTTCCAAATAtgtatttcaaatactattttcaaaTGCCTGGGAGTGTATTTGAGTCAGTGTATGTAAGTATTTTCCAATACTTTCCAAGTGTATTTCCAAATATATTACAATATTCAACTACATgtcttgaaaaaaaaaatattgtattatatatatatatatatatatattcaaatacTTACTTCTAAATGTCTTTGAAAGTAATTGAAATACCCTATATAGTATTTGAACCAGGTCTGCCAGTTACAAGACATTGAAGTCTCATTCTCACTTTCTGTGCAAAATCCCTCTATCAAATTGATAGAGACAGAATAATTTAaattatcgtgtgtgtgtgcgtgcgtgcgtgtgtgtgtgtgtgtgtgtaacaaatTCAATCGAGTCTTCTCAGACTAAAAGCATCATAAGCTGATTGTCTGGTCTTTCTCTTTCATGTGTTTACGTGCAGCCGCAGGACTCTACGATCATATCAGGGACGTCGGTCTTGACAATGCTGTGCTGTGAGTTGAAATAGACCATAGACAGAGGCCTACGCTGGATGGGCACGCAGCAAGAAGACACCGCTGAATTGATGCCGTTGGCTTTAAGCTGACTGAACACTGTGGCGTGGAAAGAAGACGCGATGCCCGGAGACCCAGCCAGGGCCTGGGGACACTGACCCATACAGTgattcatgtggtacccttctggAGCTATGATCCAATCCTGCCACTGGATATCCTTGAACTTCACGTAGAAGTCCTTCTTGCAGCAAACGCTGACGTTGTCCCCGCAGCGCAGGGACCTCCTCTGGAGGATGTGTTTGAAGTTGTCACGGAGCCGCACCTGGGCCACCACAAATGGCTGATGAGCCATGTCCATGGTCTTACCCAACTCACACAGGTTCTGGCCTTGGCCCGGCTCAAACCCGGCCTCCTTGCAGGTGACCTCAAGCTGTAGCTGCCGCTTGCCCCCATCCATGAAGGCCTGTAAGGTGTGGGTGATGGGGAAGGTATGCCAGTTGCTCTTCTGCACATCCAAGATCTTCTCCAATAGGAGGGTGTGGTTGGATCTGCTCTCCCCAGGGCTAGACAGATAGATGTGGGCTGTGGCGGTGGGGCGGGGACCACGGTTAGGGGTGTCGGAGGAGTGGACATACAGCCACAGGGCAGACTGAAGCACCTGGATGCTGTGGTCTCTCTCCTGCTGGAACTGGAAGGTGAGGCCTGGCTGGGCGCCAGTAGTAGTGTTCATCTCATCTAGATCACAGAGAGAAAAGACAAGCAGAGAGAAAGTGTGAGGATCGGTTTGTCACCTTTCAACTATAAACTGTCTTTCAGGTCCATTCTATAAGTGATGCCAATACATCTAGAGCACTACATTCGACATTATGCAAGTCAAGAACTACATTAGATTCATTTCACTAAACATATAAACTGATATTTATGTTGTTTAGTTGTATGAGTTATTTCAGAGTTATTTCAAACCATCAAAATCTAATCATTAATAGTTTCTATTGAAATGCGCAAGAGAAAAGAGGTGTGTAATATGCACCTGAGTTTGGACATGAGCATTACAAACTGCTGCGTAAATAAAGGACCGGGATCAAATAGAACGATGCGAGCAAACGCACGAGGTACCTTGAGGTAAAATAGATATCTTCAGTCAGGGTTTCAATGTAAATAAGTGTGTCAACTTTGTATTTCAATATACATGGCTTATTTACATTGTTCCAAAAGCGCATTAGataccagcacatttgagttcataAACAATCAAGTCCCATAAAGCCCAATAAAGTGAACATAAGGTTCCACTAGCTaaatatgtattatattataatgtaCACTTACCCGTTTCTGCGAAGCTCACTATTTCATATCCCGGATCTTTGGTTTCCTTGATCTTGTTTTCAAGTTCAATGGTTCCGTCCGGTCTGACACGTCCCGCGTGCAGTTTGCGGAGCGCGGTGAGAAGTGCAGCGCGGGACACAGTCGATGTGATATTTGGTCTCTCTTTCAGGTGCAGCTTGTTCAAGATCTGCTGCTTTGCGATTTCAACCAGGAGCCTCTGCTCTGCATCCTTCTCCATTAGCGGCATGCCGCAGGACGCGCAGCCCGGAGTGGTCCCTGCAGTGGCCGCAGCCTCCAGGCCCATCACCAGCAGAGACGTCATCAATAAATACATTGGCAATGTTGAAGATGAAGAGAATAGCATGTTGGTGGAGTCTCGAACTCTATGTATTTTAAAGGCACAAGGCGTTGgtttaataatcgatcaaatggAAGAAAACATGTTGAAAGATGTGTTGGTGACACAAAGTTCCTGAAGTTTTTTTTTCAGTCAGCAGGTGCTTGTTCCTGCAGGTGGATGCCTCGAAGACAAGGGCGAAGAGAGCGTGAGTGGTACTTCAACACCTGATGATGTCCCCATATCTGGGTTAATCTACCAGAAATTGTGACACGTTAGAGGGGAGGCACCAATGAGAACATCAAATACACTACAGCCACTacactgtctcgctctctttctttttcttagaaaacacacacgcgcgcgcacacacacgcgcacatacatacacacaccacgtAAGCAGAGAAAGACGTGCAAGAACGAGAGAGAACCATAGCGCACAGTGATGAAATATGACACATTATGCACAGTGCTTTTAAGGTTAAAATAAGAGATAGCTGGGATCGATAATATAGCCTATCATACCCCTATGTTACAGAATAATAAATCATAATAGCCAAAATACCTGTGGCATGCCATGCCACGTAGACCAGTGGCGTTTGCCAACTTTGACACATCTTTATTTGAACGATGGCATGACGCCCGGGTATTAGTCAGCGCGACGCCTCACATTGAAGTGACCAGACCAAAGTACAGCAAACTATGAACTTTACCCCAGTTAGTTATCACTCTTTACTCAATCTATCTGGACAGATAGGCTTGATAATGTAAGTAAATATGATGCAATTAATTAGGCCTATTGCTCTGTCGGGAAATGTCCTGCAGAAGGGAGTGAGGGGCgtgtggagcaggagagagacaaCATTGATGTGCACTATAGTCTCTCAGGAATATGAACTTAATGTTGATTTTGatgtctattctactctatttaaTGTTTTGATCATGTATTTGACCGTGTGAGTCCGCATATGCGCAGGTGTGTCTGAAATTGATAGTCGTTATGGGCTATTTTTGTGTCTGTAAGTGTTATATTTTTTACCCAATTGCAAAATGGTGtcaatacaccaataatacacacATTTGAAGTGACGCATGCGTTCTAGCAGGTGAACGAACAGGTTCTAAAAGTGTGATGAGGCcattgcctcgttaaataaaggtaatggGGGCTTAATGACGTTCCACTACAATGCTGTATATTAACAGCAGCACACTGTGGATTATGGTGCATTTTTTTCAGAAAGTGTTGTGGTCGGGGAAAGAATCGCTAACTCATTAACATGTTTTGAGGCGtgccttgtaagaggctatatttgttgATCGCAATATCTCCAAAGCTAACATTTGGAATTGTTTTGAGATGGCCATAAAATGTATCATTTATCCATTTGGTTTTGAATTTTAGGACCGTTGtaggtataaaaaatatatatacgaaAATGATTTGattaaacattgaatttggcattTACTGCTATatcccatagaaacgcattgaataacacaaaacagaaagtaaaaaaataaatcataaggaaCAAGGTTTTGAAATATCTGTCCTATACCTGAGTGATATaagaaaacatttattttttttaccaatgTTCGGTCATGTTATTTTTGGCACATTTTATCTCCTATACACTTATTGCAATTTTTCAGCCTGGTACGAGGTTACCTTCAAGATGAATCCTCTGATGCTTCTGTGCATTGTAGAGCATTGGCTTCATCAATGTTTCAGcaaataatttatatatatatattaattatatctacaggggtcctaaaattcaaaatctAATGGCTAAATTACACATTTTATGACCATTATAAACAATTCCATATGCAGGCTTAATAGATATTGTGATATAAGGGCTTAGACCTACAGGGGTTTAAAATGATGGTAGATAAACAagaacatatcacagtcatagcaagtaaaaATAGGATGTGACCTTTGCTGAGAATGTTGTTGTAGTTAAGTTAAGCAGGCTACTTGCAAGCTTATTTGTGTATTAGAAATACATGTATTAAACTGTTACAACATACACAAATTGTACCTCAGTGCCAGTGAAATACAAATTTACAAAATAGGTATTGAAACTATTGAAGTACCTATATTAAATACATGTAACAGAAATACTGCCCATCGTTGGCACTAGCTGCCTGCACTGTAAATCTGCAACAGTTCACTAACCACTGTGCTTCCAGTAATGCCCTGTAAATTCTACAAATACATCATGTTGCTGTAGTCAGGTGTTACAGTAACATGCTGTTAATGTGTGTTTCAGTAAAGTTCCAAAAATCTACAGTAATTTACTGGCTTCTGTGCTGCCAGTAATTtactgtaaaaaaatgttttacaggaAATGTTCTACAGTGTACCTGAACCAGGTCAATGACATTCCTAATAACATAAGACAGTCATAGTGAAATTACTTgaataaaaatgaaaaatatGCATATCATACAAGGTGTGTAGAAAATTCTCCGTTATTTTACACGATGCATTTGATCCCAGAGAATAACACTTGAAAACATTAGCTCTGTAATCAAAACTCAAACATATGATGTTGGTGGATGAACACAAGCATATGATGTTGGTGGATGAACACAGGGCAGATGAAGTAATCTGTCATTTTAACCCTAGTTGAACCGAAATTGTAGTCCTATAATAATTCACTGGTTTACTTTAATCACAGTTATATGTACTTGCCCGTCACCTTGTGGTGAGTTGTGGTTACTACACTAATACAATTACAACAGgcagggaaaggggaaagggagatacctagccagttgaacaactgaatgcattcaactgaaaaaTGTCAttaaacccaacccctctgaatcaggcaTCCACCCATAGCTAGCTTATATGCACCACGAGGCTAAAGTAGGCCAACAGTGCATCTTTTACAGTTACCAATCACAGTAAGCAATGGTTTATGTAAGACACTGGATTGTCAACAAATAAACTAtattacaaaaatattatttgatttTCAATAaggaacaataacaataaggTGAAAAGTATAACACAGAGATTCACGTAACGAAAACAAATGAGGAAGACAATAACTTATGTtacagtatcaaatcaaatgttattggtcacatgcacatgttaatcagatgttattggtcacatgcatgtttggcagatgttattggtcacatgcatgtttggcagatgttattggtcacatgcatgtttggcagatgttattggtcacatgcatgtttggcagatgttattggtcacatgcatgtttggcagatgttattggtcacatgcatgtttggcagatgttattggtcacatgcatgtttggcagatgttattggtcacatgcatgtttggcagatgttattggtcacatgcatgtttggcagatgttattggtcatagacatgtttagcagatgttattggtcacatatacatgtttatcagatgttattggtcacatacatgtttagcagatgttattggtcacatacatgtttagcagatattattggtcacatgcacatgtttagcagatattattggtcacatacacatgtttagcagatgttattggtcacatatacatgtttagcagatgttattggtcacatatacatgtttagcagatgttattggtcacatgcacatgtttagcagatgttattggtcacatgcatgtttagcagatgttattggtcacatgcatgtttagcagatgttattggtcacattcacatgtttagcagatgttattggtcacatacatgtttagcagatgttattggtcacatacacatgtttagcagatgtttttggtcacatgcatgtttagcagatggtattggtcacatgcatgtttagcagatgttattggtcacatacatgtttagcagatattattggtcacatgcacatgtttagcagatgttattggtcacatacacttgtttatcagatgttattggtcacatgcatgtgtttagcagatgttcttggtcacatggttagcagatgttattggtcacatgcacatgtttagcagatgttattggtcacatgcatgtgtttagcagatgttcttggtcacatggttagcagatgttattggtcacatggtgagcagatgttattggtcacatggttagcagatgttattggtcacatgcatgtgtttagcagatgttattggtcacatgcatgtgtttagcagatgttattggtcacattcacatgtttagcagatgttattggtcacatgcatgtttagcagatgttattggtcacatgcacatgtttagcagatgttattgcaggtgtagcgaaatggttatgcttctagttcctacaatgcagcaatatctaacaagtaatatctaacaatttcacaacaaatacacaatacacacaaatctgagTAAaggatatataaatatatgggcGAGCGATGTCAGCATAATGTCAGAGAACGACAcagactaagataccgtagatagtgtagaatacagtatatacacataggAGAGCAGCCAATAGGCCTACAAACACAGCAGAGAGGGACACAATACACTAGACAG
Protein-coding regions in this window:
- the LOC135528073 gene encoding inhibin beta B chain-like, whose protein sequence is MLFSSSSTLPMYLLMTSLLVMGLEAAATAGTTPGCASCGMPLMEKDAEQRLLVEIAKQQILNKLHLKERPNITSTVSRAALLTALRKLHAGRVRPDGTIELENKIKETKDPGYEIVSFAETDEMNTTTGAQPGLTFQFQQERDHSIQVLQSALWLYVHSSDTPNRGPRPTATAHIYLSSPGESRSNHTLLLEKILDVQKSNWHTFPITHTLQAFMDGGKRQLQLEVTCKEAGFEPGQGQNLCELGKTMDMAHQPFVVAQVRLRDNFKHILQRRSLRCGDNVSVCCKKDFYVKFKDIQWQDWIIAPEGYHMNHCMGQCPQALAGSPGIASSFHATVFSQLKANGINSAVSSCCVPIQRRPLSMVYFNSQHSIVKTDVPDMIVESCGCT